The Deinococcus koreensis genome includes a window with the following:
- a CDS encoding alpha/beta fold hydrolase, with protein sequence MKHGILVTVMVGLVSGLAQAGGAQGERSEGMLDVNGARIHYVSQGSGTPILLIHGYPLSGELFARNRDALAAAGYRVITIDLRGFGQSSAPAGDPGSLSTYAKDALAVLDQLNVPRAIIGGMSMGGPITFELWRTAPERFLGMILINTLANPAGIVEQNIWKGMAQKASTFGPQSLAPELLKDMLTGETRVRRPADAAFLTGIVSQASVAGDVAGANVLATRPDSIPTLKTITVPTLILEGLEDTVYPPEFSQKMQQNIAGSKLVIVPGTAHAAIFEKADAMNAAIIAWAKTIR encoded by the coding sequence ATGAAGCACGGCATCTTGGTGACAGTGATGGTGGGACTGGTCTCTGGACTCGCGCAGGCGGGGGGAGCACAGGGTGAGCGGTCGGAGGGGATGCTGGACGTGAACGGCGCCCGTATTCATTACGTCTCGCAGGGCAGCGGCACGCCGATCTTGCTGATCCACGGGTATCCCCTCTCCGGCGAGCTGTTCGCCCGCAACCGTGACGCCCTGGCGGCCGCCGGTTACCGCGTCATCACCATCGACCTGCGAGGGTTTGGCCAGAGCAGCGCCCCAGCAGGCGATCCCGGCAGCCTGTCCACCTACGCCAAGGACGCCCTGGCCGTGCTGGATCAGCTGAACGTGCCCAGGGCGATTATCGGCGGCATGAGCATGGGCGGCCCGATCACCTTCGAGCTGTGGCGCACGGCGCCCGAGCGTTTCCTGGGCATGATCCTGATCAATACGCTGGCCAACCCCGCCGGGATCGTGGAGCAGAACATCTGGAAGGGCATGGCGCAAAAAGCCAGCACCTTCGGCCCGCAGTCGCTGGCGCCCGAACTGCTCAAGGACATGCTCACGGGCGAGACCCGTGTGCGCCGCCCGGCCGACGCGGCCTTCCTGACCGGCATCGTGAGTCAGGCCAGTGTGGCCGGGGACGTGGCGGGCGCGAACGTGCTGGCGACCCGGCCGGACTCCATCCCTACCCTGAAGACCATCACGGTGCCCACCCTGATCCTGGAGGGCCTGGAGGACACGGTATACCCGCCGGAATTCAGTCAGAAGATGCAGCAGAACATCGCGGGCTCCAAGCTGGTGATCGTTCCGGGCACGGCGCATGCGGCCATCTTCGAGAAGGCGGACGCCATGAATGCCGCGATCATCGCCTGGGCGAAGACCATCCGCTAG
- a CDS encoding DUF4142 domain-containing protein, which translates to MTKPESANDTTDRRTVLGRLTAAGLGLGLLGLGTSARAGGAGTAMKTGMTEKDFRMGVIGPATLSRMVSQLAVERATNANAREFARFELREAIAVTTVLRELKTPVLPMNAQARATLTKIETAAPGLDFDRAYITAQYENHVFLRDLATAYLANTTPSEPTFPEQQGRHLATLALNQFTEHVELTARILRELGS; encoded by the coding sequence ATGACCAAGCCTGAATCTGCCAATGACACCACCGATCGCCGCACCGTTTTAGGACGCCTGACCGCCGCCGGTTTGGGCCTGGGCCTGCTGGGTCTGGGCACGTCCGCGCGGGCCGGCGGCGCCGGCACGGCCATGAAGACCGGGATGACGGAAAAGGACTTCCGCATGGGCGTCATCGGGCCGGCCACCCTCTCCAGGATGGTCAGTCAGCTGGCGGTGGAGCGGGCCACCAACGCGAACGCCCGCGAGTTCGCCCGCTTCGAGCTGCGCGAGGCCATCGCCGTGACCACGGTGCTCAGGGAACTGAAGACCCCGGTGCTGCCGATGAACGCTCAGGCGCGGGCCACCCTGACAAAGATTGAAACGGCGGCGCCGGGACTGGACTTCGACCGGGCCTACATCACGGCCCAGTATGAGAACCACGTCTTCCTGCGTGACCTGGCCACCGCGTACCTGGCCAACACCACCCCGAGCGAGCCGACCTTTCCCGAGCAGCAGGGGCGGCACCTGGCCACGCTGGCCCTCAACCAGTTCACCGAACACGTCGAGCTGACGGCCCGCATCCTGCGCGAACTCGGGAGCTGA
- a CDS encoding alpha/beta fold hydrolase, producing MRISPVLLGIIGALTLSSCALSASPKRTSQTYVLVHGALLGEFSWNRVERRLVANGHTVITLDLPGHGADQTPVEQLSLNGYRDAVVKAIGDQTNVVLVGHSFGGMVVSQVAEAIPSKISKLVYLAALIPQSGESANDLAGRDKDSLFGKYVMPTPTALVFSPDGLGPVFCNDCSADDVVMLRAKLRPEPLAPFATPVTLTAANYGSVRKYDVLTKQDRAVSYAFQKTLQARLNFVKSVELDTGHLPFFSRPDELAKVLEGL from the coding sequence ATGCGCATATCCCCCGTTCTGCTCGGCATTATCGGTGCCCTGACCCTCTCCAGCTGCGCCCTGAGCGCCTCCCCCAAGCGCACCTCGCAGACCTATGTGCTCGTTCACGGCGCGCTGCTGGGTGAATTCTCCTGGAACCGCGTCGAGCGCCGTCTGGTCGCCAACGGCCACACCGTCATCACGCTCGATCTGCCCGGTCACGGCGCCGATCAGACGCCCGTGGAGCAGCTCAGCCTGAACGGCTACCGCGACGCCGTGGTAAAGGCCATCGGAGACCAGACGAACGTCGTGCTGGTCGGTCACAGCTTTGGTGGCATGGTCGTGTCCCAGGTCGCCGAGGCCATTCCCAGCAAGATCTCTAAGCTGGTGTACCTCGCGGCCCTGATTCCCCAAAGCGGCGAGAGCGCCAACGACCTCGCCGGCCGCGACAAGGACTCGCTGTTCGGCAAGTACGTGATGCCCACGCCGACGGCGCTGGTGTTCAGCCCGGACGGCCTCGGGCCGGTGTTCTGCAACGACTGCAGTGCCGACGACGTGGTCATGCTCCGGGCCAAGTTGCGCCCCGAGCCGCTGGCTCCCTTTGCCACCCCCGTGACCCTGACGGCGGCGAACTACGGCTCGGTGCGCAAGTACGATGTCCTGACAAAGCAGGACAGAGCAGTCAGTTACGCCTTCCAGAAGACCCTGCAGGCGCGGCTGAACTTCGTCAAGAGCGTGGAACTGGACACCGGGCACCTGCCCTTCTTCTCGCGGCCCGATGAACTTGCAAAGGTGCTCGAAGGGCTCTGA
- a CDS encoding GAF domain-containing protein: protein MLPSPHPAAALTLLDALPDPLITVDGAGRVVTVNQAGAKLLGEASAALVHRPLLDVLLAAGLVFLRPDGAATGQPLPPEFELRDRAAQRWWSGRTFPHGDGLAVQLQDITERRRARGRREALLSVTLALGGTTTGEEVVRAALQVALPAVGAAAGAVLRLTPDGEALEIMGAQGYPGDVLARWKRIGLDHPFPALEAWRRQTPVYLRIADQPAPFPVPPEDRRPTTRALAALPLRSEGAMVGVLALSFDFEPTFNESERDFLELLAGQVAQALGRAQWLGEREGLARQRERALNELTRERARLAAILDQMPVALWVAELPGGRLIGGNAAIDRELGLSFLPAESTEEYAVYTGFHPDGRPYAAHEWPMARTLRTGEAVTGEEIEMERKDGTRLRARFSTAIIHDADGTPALAVVSGTDITQLHDLNVRLEALVEHRTAALDAFVQFTEAAATTTDGLTLAGVAVGVLRAALGEVSVAYYLRSGDLWQARVLSDDFAPEVAAALRAGVSVDSPSYAQAARSGEPVFVAGWDAAAQGVAVTESYSAGAFFPCVVAGQTVGLLAVGSQQAQAFTERECGVIRAVGRSLTLALDRAEQAGALRSQRDALDERARALSAANEQLDAFALSVSHDLRTPVRHILGFTELLSRNLGGSLDGRDRRHLGVIGEAAGRMNALIDALLAFSRTARHPLTRQAVNLGALVASVQAEVSQDQTGQAAQWLIGDLPTVPGDAALLRQVLVNLLGNALKYSRTRAPARIEVWAERQPEHWLIGVRDNGVGFDPQYGGRLFGVFQRLHPESEFEGIGVGLANVRRIVERHGGEVWAQGVPGEGATLRFTLPRT from the coding sequence ATGCTCCCGTCCCCTCACCCCGCTGCTGCGCTGACCCTGCTGGACGCGCTGCCCGATCCCCTGATCACGGTGGACGGGGCTGGCCGCGTCGTGACAGTGAATCAGGCGGGGGCGAAGCTGCTGGGTGAGGCGTCTGCGGCCCTCGTGCACCGCCCGCTGCTGGACGTGCTGCTGGCCGCTGGACTGGTGTTTCTGCGCCCAGACGGCGCCGCCACCGGACAGCCGCTCCCCCCTGAGTTCGAGCTGCGCGACCGGGCGGCGCAGCGCTGGTGGTCGGGACGCACGTTTCCCCATGGCGATGGTCTCGCGGTGCAGCTGCAGGACATCACGGAACGCCGGCGGGCGCGGGGCCGGCGCGAGGCCCTCCTGAGCGTCACGCTGGCGCTGGGGGGGACGACCACGGGTGAGGAGGTCGTCCGGGCCGCGCTGCAGGTCGCCCTGCCGGCCGTGGGCGCGGCCGCCGGCGCGGTGCTGCGCCTGACCCCGGACGGCGAGGCGCTGGAGATCATGGGCGCGCAGGGCTACCCGGGCGACGTGCTCGCCCGCTGGAAGCGGATTGGGCTGGATCACCCCTTCCCCGCGCTGGAGGCCTGGCGCCGCCAGACGCCAGTGTACCTGCGAATCGCCGACCAGCCGGCCCCCTTCCCGGTGCCGCCGGAAGACCGCCGTCCCACCACCCGGGCACTGGCCGCCCTGCCGCTGCGCTCGGAAGGGGCCATGGTGGGCGTGCTGGCCCTGTCATTTGACTTCGAACCCACCTTCAATGAGTCCGAACGGGATTTTCTCGAACTGCTCGCCGGCCAGGTCGCGCAGGCGCTCGGACGGGCCCAGTGGCTGGGCGAACGCGAGGGGCTGGCCCGGCAGCGCGAGCGCGCCTTGAACGAGCTGACCCGGGAACGCGCCCGGCTCGCGGCCATCCTCGACCAGATGCCGGTGGCGCTGTGGGTGGCCGAGCTGCCCGGCGGCCGCTTAATCGGCGGGAACGCGGCCATCGACCGCGAGCTGGGGTTGAGCTTCCTCCCCGCCGAGAGCACCGAGGAGTACGCGGTATACACCGGCTTTCATCCTGACGGGCGACCGTACGCCGCTCACGAGTGGCCGATGGCCCGCACCCTCCGTACCGGCGAGGCGGTGACGGGCGAGGAGATCGAGATGGAGCGCAAGGATGGGACTCGTCTGCGCGCCCGCTTCTCCACCGCCATCATCCACGACGCGGACGGCACGCCGGCGCTGGCGGTGGTCAGCGGCACGGACATCACCCAGCTTCACGATCTGAACGTGCGCCTGGAGGCGCTGGTGGAGCACCGCACCGCCGCGCTGGACGCCTTTGTGCAGTTCACCGAGGCGGCCGCGACGACCACCGATGGCCTGACCCTGGCCGGGGTGGCGGTGGGGGTGCTGCGGGCCGCGCTGGGGGAGGTCAGCGTGGCGTACTACCTCCGCTCGGGCGACCTCTGGCAGGCCCGGGTGCTCTCCGACGACTTTGCCCCGGAGGTGGCGGCGGCGCTGCGCGCGGGCGTCTCCGTGGACAGCCCCAGCTATGCCCAGGCTGCGCGTTCGGGCGAGCCCGTCTTCGTGGCCGGCTGGGACGCCGCCGCGCAGGGCGTGGCGGTCACAGAGTCCTACAGCGCCGGCGCCTTCTTCCCCTGCGTGGTGGCCGGTCAGACAGTTGGGCTCCTGGCTGTGGGCAGCCAGCAGGCGCAGGCCTTCACCGAGCGGGAGTGCGGGGTCATTCGCGCGGTGGGTCGCTCGCTGACCCTGGCGCTGGATCGCGCCGAGCAGGCTGGGGCGCTGCGCTCACAGCGCGACGCCCTGGACGAGCGCGCCCGGGCCCTGAGTGCGGCCAACGAGCAGCTCGACGCCTTCGCGCTCTCGGTCTCGCACGACCTGCGCACCCCCGTGCGCCACATCCTGGGCTTCACCGAGTTGCTGAGCCGGAATCTGGGCGGGAGTCTGGACGGGCGCGACCGGCGGCATCTGGGCGTGATCGGGGAGGCGGCCGGGCGGATGAACGCCCTGATCGACGCGTTGCTGGCCTTCTCGCGCACCGCCCGGCATCCCCTGACGCGCCAGGCGGTCAATCTGGGCGCGCTGGTGGCCAGCGTCCAGGCGGAGGTGTCGCAAGATCAGACAGGGCAGGCGGCGCAGTGGCTGATCGGAGATCTGCCCACCGTGCCCGGTGACGCGGCCCTCCTGCGCCAGGTGCTGGTGAACCTGCTGGGAAACGCCCTGAAGTACAGCCGTACGCGCGCCCCGGCCCGCATCGAGGTCTGGGCGGAAAGGCAGCCGGAGCACTGGCTGATCGGTGTCCGGGACAACGGCGTCGGCTTTGACCCCCAGTATGGAGGTCGGCTCTTCGGGGTCTTCCAGCGGCTGCATCCCGAGTCGGAATTCGAGGGTATCGGCGTCGGACTTGCCAACGTGCGCCGCATCGTCGAGCGGCACGGCGGTGAGGTCTGGGCGCAAGGGGTGCCTGGCGAGGGCGCCACCCTGCGGTTTACCCTCCCCCGGACGTGA
- a CDS encoding IS6 family transposase produces the protein MSGHKLPGYRFPLEVIGYAVWLYHRFTLSYRDVENLLLERGIAVTRESIRTWCIKFSDLFAQGLRHREPRRGSRWHLDEMHVDVGGVTHWLWRAVDEHGVVLDVFLQRHRDTEAAKSFFVRLLGEYGVPVTVHTDKLWSYGAALRTIPVLHGVEHIQVVSTARCNNLMEQSHRPTRRQERQQRGFRSRRRAQGFLDLHARITNLHHPARCTVPAHHRRHHQKQAFDVWRTVVQEAA, from the coding sequence TTGAGTGGTCACAAGCTTCCCGGCTACCGGTTCCCGCTTGAGGTCATCGGGTATGCCGTCTGGCTCTACCACCGATTCACGCTGAGTTATCGGGACGTTGAGAACCTCTTACTGGAGCGCGGAATTGCCGTCACCCGCGAATCCATTCGCACGTGGTGCATCAAGTTCAGCGACCTGTTTGCCCAGGGACTGCGCCACCGGGAACCCCGACGGGGTTCCCGGTGGCATCTCGACGAAATGCACGTGGATGTCGGTGGCGTCACCCACTGGTTGTGGCGGGCCGTCGATGAGCACGGCGTTGTGCTGGACGTTTTCCTGCAGCGTCACCGGGACACTGAAGCGGCCAAGTCCTTCTTCGTCCGGCTGCTGGGTGAATATGGCGTCCCCGTCACGGTGCACACCGACAAGCTGTGGAGTTACGGTGCTGCCCTGCGCACAATTCCCGTGCTTCACGGTGTGGAGCACATCCAAGTCGTGTCCACGGCCCGTTGCAACAACCTGATGGAGCAGTCCCATCGTCCCACACGCCGACAGGAGCGTCAGCAACGCGGGTTCAGGTCAAGACGACGAGCACAAGGATTCCTCGACCTGCACGCCCGCATCACGAATCTGCACCACCCGGCCCGCTGTACTGTTCCTGCTCATCACCGTCGTCACCACCAGAAACAGGCGTTCGACGTCTGGCGCACAGTGGTACAGGAAGCGGCCTGA
- a CDS encoding tyrosine-type recombinase/integrase, translated as MTLALDVFRAGALDGARQWADLNPEERRRRALLAAQHLDAASLWSLTEAHTYLYGAAGGALSPRTARAYREGVGKFLQHAEHAGVSVIRPDRDDGPLYARTLETQGLTPSSVRVNLAAARALYRALRWAGVTALDPFSDTKAAKDRTAAWDKRQPYSHAEVQALLTAAGPRDRVLLLLCAHGGLRISEALALTWADCEGDLLIVQHGKGGKLRRVAVSGSLRAALAAWREETVDGAVIGSTQTAARERLRRLCVRASVTYKGWHALRHYAGTRAAAQLGLETAAQHLGHASIETTRVYAKWADTSLKDALKGW; from the coding sequence GTGACCCTCGCTCTCGACGTATTCCGGGCCGGGGCGCTCGACGGCGCCCGCCAGTGGGCTGACCTCAATCCCGAGGAACGCCGGCGCCGGGCCCTGCTCGCCGCCCAGCACTTGGACGCGGCCAGCCTGTGGTCACTGACAGAAGCGCACACCTATTTATATGGTGCCGCCGGAGGAGCCCTCTCGCCCCGTACCGCCCGGGCGTACCGCGAGGGCGTCGGTAAGTTCCTGCAGCATGCGGAACACGCTGGGGTAAGCGTCATCCGCCCCGACCGGGATGACGGGCCTCTTTACGCCCGCACCCTCGAAACCCAGGGCCTCACGCCATCGAGCGTCCGCGTGAACCTGGCCGCTGCGCGGGCACTCTACCGGGCGCTGCGCTGGGCCGGCGTCACTGCCCTGGATCCTTTCAGCGACACAAAGGCTGCGAAGGACAGGACGGCCGCGTGGGACAAGCGGCAGCCGTACAGCCACGCGGAAGTGCAGGCGCTCCTCACGGCGGCTGGGCCACGTGACCGCGTGCTGCTCCTGCTGTGCGCGCACGGGGGCCTGCGGATCAGTGAGGCGCTCGCGCTCACGTGGGCCGACTGCGAGGGGGATTTGCTGATCGTGCAGCACGGCAAGGGCGGGAAACTCCGGCGTGTGGCAGTCTCTGGGTCGCTGAGGGCGGCGTTGGCGGCGTGGCGGGAGGAAACCGTGGACGGGGCGGTGATAGGAAGCACGCAGACGGCGGCGCGGGAACGGCTGCGGCGGCTGTGTGTCAGGGCCAGCGTGACCTACAAGGGCTGGCATGCGCTCCGGCACTACGCCGGCACCCGGGCTGCCGCCCAACTCGGATTGGAAACTGCAGCGCAGCACCTCGGCCACGCCAGCATCGAAACCACCAGGGTCTACGCCAAATGGGCCGACACGTCGCTCAAGGACGCCCTAAAGGGGTGGTAA
- a CDS encoding KAP family P-loop NTPase fold protein codes for MSETHRRIALHADRPSTLSEDRYHRRLFVRRLTQAVAARVETSPFIIGIEGTWGEGKSTVLEYMAQELAEHHKDVILVRFNPWAYPSQEQMMLGLVRVVAEALEDSKVPSVKDVAAGILHLVGSAAEWAGTATGLGHLKDAGTAGKAVAGALRQEASFSKQKASLERKLNEAGVQVVVLVDDLDRLDHEAIRTVFRLLKAVFDLPSFTYILAYDPAIIASALETHFEARGRPSGRRYLEKIVQLPLALPALDQIDLEEDLFENLTRAFTENDLPPDADELVGVRQLARVLSAHITTPREIRRLGNAVRFALPILRGETNPVDVCRIEAMRVLFPDIFDLVVRHADDLTSPAIATQIVVRKHYERQGGINQLGGALPPKPRSAVYDVFKDVTGPALELLAITFPNVAAEFGRREPDPYSGQFAAAQPEYLRRYVQYAIGSEDVEDAAVQAFIRNTAADEGAADALLRSLDDRRRRRLLSKVKHYARRLDVDERVALMRFLARFLYDQYGPDGLPAVLEEMRSTVVDLLEQHVSGGSTDGRGVVLQRVLEILPAWWMMLDLYRASSSLFIREARSGGAVPAQQSRAWLADVLETHQSELLAEPRAKAVTGLLLLADHRGEALTNSLVLDFVGDRPARAQAWLLTLARQVRGERGPLPSQFGIEQYLELTRVVDMDALLTQLEPLVPHVEGMRFDDAAIARIMLERLQELQPDAQEILTRRAAAGVLRVGKE; via the coding sequence ATGTCCGAAACCCACCGGCGAATTGCGCTGCATGCCGACCGTCCCAGCACCTTAAGTGAAGACCGGTATCACCGCCGGCTGTTCGTCCGGCGACTCACTCAGGCCGTCGCCGCCCGTGTCGAGACTTCACCGTTCATCATCGGCATCGAGGGCACCTGGGGCGAGGGGAAGAGCACCGTCCTGGAGTACATGGCACAGGAACTTGCCGAGCATCACAAAGACGTGATCCTGGTGCGGTTCAATCCCTGGGCATACCCGTCGCAGGAGCAGATGATGCTCGGCTTGGTCAGGGTCGTGGCAGAAGCGCTGGAGGACAGCAAGGTTCCGTCTGTCAAGGATGTGGCCGCAGGAATCCTGCACCTTGTCGGCAGTGCCGCTGAATGGGCCGGTACGGCGACCGGTCTGGGGCATCTCAAAGACGCTGGCACTGCGGGAAAGGCCGTGGCTGGGGCGCTTAGACAGGAGGCCAGTTTCTCGAAGCAGAAGGCTTCCCTGGAGAGGAAGCTCAACGAGGCCGGCGTGCAGGTGGTCGTGCTAGTGGACGACCTCGACCGGCTCGATCACGAGGCGATCCGCACGGTGTTCCGGCTGCTCAAGGCGGTGTTCGACCTGCCGTCCTTCACGTACATTCTCGCGTACGACCCCGCCATCATCGCGTCGGCCCTGGAAACGCACTTCGAGGCGCGCGGAAGGCCTTCGGGCCGCCGCTATCTCGAAAAGATCGTCCAGCTGCCCCTGGCCTTACCGGCCCTCGACCAGATCGACCTGGAGGAGGATCTTTTCGAGAACCTCACTCGGGCTTTCACGGAGAACGACCTGCCGCCAGATGCCGACGAACTGGTGGGCGTGCGGCAGCTGGCCAGGGTGCTGTCGGCACACATCACCACGCCACGCGAGATCCGCCGACTGGGGAACGCCGTGCGGTTCGCCCTGCCGATCCTGCGGGGGGAGACCAACCCGGTCGACGTATGCCGCATCGAGGCGATGCGGGTGCTGTTTCCCGACATCTTCGATCTGGTGGTGCGCCATGCGGATGACCTGACCTCTCCGGCCATCGCTACGCAGATCGTTGTCCGGAAACATTATGAACGTCAAGGCGGCATCAATCAGCTGGGTGGGGCGCTGCCACCCAAACCCCGGAGCGCGGTCTACGACGTGTTCAAGGACGTGACCGGGCCGGCCCTGGAACTGCTGGCCATCACCTTTCCGAACGTCGCTGCCGAGTTTGGCCGGCGTGAACCAGACCCTTACAGTGGTCAGTTCGCCGCGGCGCAGCCGGAATACTTGAGGCGGTACGTGCAGTACGCCATCGGCAGTGAAGATGTCGAGGACGCCGCCGTGCAGGCCTTTATCCGGAATACGGCCGCTGATGAGGGTGCGGCCGACGCCCTGTTGCGGAGCCTGGACGATCGGCGGCGGCGCCGGCTCTTGAGCAAGGTCAAGCACTACGCACGCCGACTGGATGTGGACGAGCGGGTGGCCCTCATGCGCTTTCTGGCGCGTTTCCTCTACGATCAGTACGGGCCGGATGGCTTGCCGGCCGTGCTGGAGGAGATGCGGTCGACGGTCGTCGATCTGCTGGAGCAGCACGTCAGCGGTGGATCCACCGATGGGCGTGGCGTCGTGTTGCAGCGGGTGCTCGAGATTCTGCCGGCGTGGTGGATGATGCTCGACCTGTACCGGGCTTCGTCCTCTCTCTTCATCCGGGAGGCCCGGTCGGGTGGTGCCGTACCAGCCCAGCAATCGCGGGCCTGGCTGGCCGACGTGTTGGAGACACACCAGTCGGAACTTCTGGCGGAACCCCGTGCGAAGGCGGTCACCGGTCTGCTCCTGCTCGCTGACCACCGTGGCGAGGCTCTGACGAACTCGCTCGTGCTCGACTTCGTCGGCGACCGGCCGGCGCGGGCTCAGGCGTGGCTGCTCACGCTGGCCAGACAGGTGCGGGGGGAACGTGGGCCTCTGCCGTCCCAGTTTGGCATCGAGCAATATCTGGAGCTGACCCGGGTGGTTGACATGGACGCCCTCCTGACCCAGCTGGAGCCGCTGGTACCTCATGTGGAGGGTATGCGGTTTGACGACGCTGCGATCGCCAGGATCATGTTGGAACGCCTTCAGGAACTGCAGCCGGATGCGCAGGAGATCTTGACGCGGCGAGCGGCCGCCGGAGTCTTAAGAGTAGGCAAGGAGTAG
- a CDS encoding PadR family transcriptional regulator yields MRPMPPTAQLNRNALRVMGLLYHDTARQHYGLSIGQELQLGNGTLYPILDKLETWGLIAAEQEPPSGEGRRPRWYYHLTGEGVRRYEAERALLFPEAGAVRHA; encoded by the coding sequence ATGCGACCAATGCCGCCGACCGCCCAGCTTAATCGCAACGCCCTCCGCGTGATGGGGCTGCTGTACCACGACACGGCGCGGCAGCACTACGGCCTGAGCATCGGCCAGGAACTCCAGCTGGGCAACGGCACCCTCTACCCCATCCTCGACAAGCTCGAGACCTGGGGTCTGATCGCGGCCGAGCAGGAGCCCCCCAGCGGCGAGGGCCGCCGTCCCCGCTGGTACTACCACCTTACCGGCGAAGGCGTCCGCCGGTACGAGGCGGAACGCGCCCTGCTGTTCCCGGAGGCTGGGGCGGTGCGCCATGCCTGA
- a CDS encoding winged helix-turn-helix domain-containing protein yields the protein MPDTPALPPLRHATAAQAALLLDVGLRALLGLLMTAPRTVTEVAAALDISPNRAQYLVGKLHRADIAVITATQPRAGRGMRRYGVTPRWFIPFEVTGAETLDAFLAAQLVPRVTRMMALTAAQMRAHADTWGYWLEQHDETGSNLRLGDERGQASELFGGPSPLMANIGTLTLTARQAQALKARVIALFNEVEPPEVGGECYSVAVLLVRGEVE from the coding sequence ATGCCGGACACTCCCGCCCTGCCCCCACTGCGCCACGCGACGGCGGCGCAGGCCGCCCTGCTGCTGGACGTCGGCCTACGCGCGCTGCTGGGCCTGCTGATGACCGCCCCGCGCACGGTGACGGAAGTGGCAGCCGCCCTGGACATATCCCCGAACCGGGCGCAGTACTTGGTGGGCAAACTGCATCGCGCCGACATCGCCGTCATCACAGCCACCCAGCCCCGGGCGGGCCGGGGCATGCGCCGCTACGGCGTGACGCCGCGCTGGTTCATTCCCTTCGAGGTGACCGGCGCCGAGACCCTGGACGCCTTCCTGGCCGCGCAACTCGTGCCGCGCGTGACGCGGATGATGGCCCTGACGGCCGCGCAGATGCGGGCCCACGCGGACACCTGGGGGTACTGGCTGGAGCAGCATGACGAGACCGGCAGCAACCTGCGGCTGGGCGACGAGCGCGGACAGGCCAGCGAACTGTTCGGAGGCCCTTCTCCGCTGATGGCGAATATCGGCACCCTGACGCTGACGGCCCGCCAGGCGCAGGCGCTCAAGGCGCGCGTGATCGCGCTGTTCAATGAAGTTGAGCCGCCGGAGGTCGGGGGGGAGTGCTACAGCGTGGCGGTGCTGCTCGTGCGGGGCGAAGTGGAGTGA